A window of Lepeophtheirus salmonis unplaced genomic scaffold, UVic_Lsal_1.4 unplaced_contig_486_pilon, whole genome shotgun sequence genomic DNA:
aaaattatgatttaatatttgagctGCTGAAGTTTAGTTGATGATGAAAAgagccattaaattttttcaaaagtacaaGCAGATAATTTGACTGAGGTGAAAAGTGATtctgaaaaatgaatagaaagaACAAGTACAAGATATAATATGACTATGAAACAAGCAAAACTTAGGCGACATTCAATTTGGAAGAAAAGTCTTCAAAAAAACTTAAGATCTATGTTGATTTTAGAGGAGAGGACACTACAGACAAGTCAATCTCGTCAATTGTGCTAATTTATGCCCTTTACTCTATGAGTAATTAAATTAGTATGGTGGGGTCAGATGGGGTTATTTTAGTTTTCTGCTTATAACTCTTtcgtttcaaaaatttatattaaaaaaggggctaatataaagtaaaactagaatgggcacatGATATACGCAAAGCACCGTCCGTgctcattttttctaaatgaaatataatttctctccatgttaaaatgaaaatgcggaatgttgaacatttttaatttaatgaaactaaatatatattgcgttcatactttaatatatattaaatatgtattgtgtGCAACAATGTGGAAAGAAATCTATCATTAGTTAAaaagaagttaacaccacgatgaccgattaaataatgaagaaaaaaaaaaaggaagacagAACACATACATCAACCatttttctaatcgctatatataactttttcttttcatggATCCCTTCTGTACCAACCCATTTGTTAGTCACACAAAAAAACCCGTGGGGTGGAATATCAACAGAGTTGGGCATGTTAATGCAACTTAACTTAACTTagataagttaattaacttttcaacAGGGTCATTCCCCATCAAATcgataaaaagaatattttctcaGTGTCGTAGAAAATAtgctttttatattatctccgatatttctataattttacatatagttaGATAGAagatagaaactcaaaaatctaacaTTTTAGCTGTCTTTGACTTCCATTTTAGTAGTaacttgaatttgtattttttttcttgatcgttcaattggagacagaataatttttatttataaagccttgataaatctctcaatgaactaacttaaatagttatttttttgatttcgaaattaattttaacttaccCAAGGTTGGatgagttaatttaacttaaattactctaaagttaattaacataaacttaactagttaaaaaaaaaaaaactcgaaattaactttaattcaactagttattaaaaataataataataattaactttaacttaactagttaaaaagataagttaacttgCCTATCACTGGATATCAACCGGGGTACAGTGGATAACGTCCTTGATTGTAATACATGAATTCACGAAAGGCTCTAAATCAAGCTCTGTCGGCATGCTACATATCCTATGGGCCGAGCACCAATTTGAGTCTCTGGAAAGGGTCTCGGAAGATAATGTGAAATTCatgatttcaatgattttgcacattaattattttttttcagttattatcCACATCAATTGTCTAGTTCAGTTATTATACACATTAACTAGTCTTACTTTAActgcaaaatatatacaaattttgtgGATTATAATTTCGATAAAATTAGactatatttaagatatattatcaaaaaaaattagttcccTTTATTAAAAACAACACAAGCTACTTATAGCAAAATATTAATAGGTATAAATTTGAGTCAATAACAAAATAGTAGAATATTacattatactaaaaaattcagtttttgaaACGCCCACATGCTAAAACtcgcaattatttatttgagccgtaaaaacacgaaaatgactATCAAAACCTTTGACTGCaataggtttggcctttaaatcttcttttttaaaaattacgtTTTAAGAGTGTTATTACGATTTagagccatatttcgacatcaaataactatataacgaaaattaaagttcaaaacagctgataaaaacatttaagtattcaaaaaataaaatatatcttaagtTATATTGAAAATcgttcctacaaaatgtgtaTAATCAGATAACAATCTGATTAAAATGAAGAATCTTGTTCGGAAgctaatattttgtatccaaTTGTtctatattataactaaaacttaagaaaaaattttCTATTACAACTTGAAAAGATTTGCCGTCAAAAAAAAGTTGggtttggatttatttttttagtttaacttttaattttctcatagaatatctaataaataagcaatgtaaGGCTGCGTGAAAATGTTCcgaaattagatataatttatttgacaattgtaattgataattaatattttagaggcgccaattgaaatatgtttcatattagtatttattgattatatgtaAGTCATCTAatcgacttatttatatttaatttcggaacTTTTCATGCAACCATTTCAGTACCTGAATATAATCCTACactaaaaacgtgatttaaaaaaagggcatttttatgttcattttcgtgttttatgGGTTagataacaatattaaatgtggATTTGAGCCCTTGGGTAAAAATGCTGCTGTATAGTGTTATTTATCGTCCCCATTCTCCTTGAATCCAGGAAGAGTCATCATAAAACTTAGGATTCGTTATCTGTAACGCTGTCCTTttgtaataatagtaatataacgTCGACACTAAGATGTGAAAGAAGGATATTAAAATCATGATGaggaaatataaatacacataCTTGATCTCTGAAATACATATAAGGCAACAAGTCCATCTGTCCACCAAAAAGAAACAGGGTCATACCATCGAACATTCAGACTCCAGATATGAAAACCAatagataaacaaatatatgtaatagttACGAAAATCGGGGTTTTGAATTCGTTAAAGAGGACTCCAACTAATCCAGCCTAGTAAagagtaaaattgaaatataactaCAAATATAGGGAGATACATTAAGCTACATATGATTTCCtacattttctcattaattattttgggaacagaattatatcatatttattgtacataacACATGGGCTTAAAAATCCAAGGGTTCACACAAGatgatactattttttttttaaacctcattttcagttgatacaaaacttgaaaagacagctgtcaataTTTCATGACAACCCACATTTAGCTTGTGATTTATTGTGGTAAGtatgacgctacttttgttatttccaaaacaatggatcgaaaacaatttcatattttaattatgggaaaaatattgttcaagctAAGGAATGGTTTCGAGGGTTCTATGGGGACTCAAATCcataaagcgaataaaaaatgaataaagaatacgaataatttaaaaaaagacaattttgaacgTAAAAAAACGTGCTTACTTTATTAAGCCCGGCACTTTTCAGCACATTAGTTATTATCCCTGCCCGATACATATAAACAACTGTGACTTGCAGTGGTGCATGAAAAATACGAGCCATGATAAGAAACCATTTTTATtagactaaatataatatttccataataaaattgtaaagctGCGTGACTATGACCTAAATATATTGCGATGTAGGGCAATCGCATGGACTTTTCTTTGGGGGATGGggcttttttttcgaaaaaaataaaatcttgttaatgttacaactacaaaaattcgctttctgttatatattttatacaccttcGGCTATAAACgatagaataattgaaaatctacacttcaattaaatatatacatatattcaaataaaatatataacaaatcaaTATAGAGCATATTTAggttcatataattttttttattttttcatatgtatcCAATAATATGGAAGCATCATCTTTTTACCTATAATTGTAATCTATAATTTTATGactaaaatttctaattattgtTGTAGAGTatggtaaatttaaatataaattagatttatatcaAGTTTATCTGCAGATTTCATTCgaatccattttcttttttatgcctGTTCTGTTTTTTGAATGacccaaatttattaaattactcataattgtttattttttaaataaaatttcgcttaaattaatcaaatttcaatatatttatagacattcatgtcaatttttatgaaaagacaATGAATCAAACAATATATTCGATACTTAAGTCGTAGATAGAGCTGatagtaatttatattgaatgataGGACTACTTACTTGAAAGACATAGGTTGAGAAGAAGGAGAGAAATacgataattaaagaaaatatcaaacaaacaTCCTGAATCCTAAGTTGAAtagtattagtatttattattattattattttttttttaaatgtggattACTTACACAAAAATGACAAGGAGAATCACACTTTCAAAACGTAGGTATTCACAAAACGTGTTGATGAGTAGATCAGTGATGAGGAAGGCATATTGTGTCATAAGAACGGATCTATAGCGTCCTATTGATAGCTTCATTTTAATTTGTCCCACAAAATACAACTTTTCTAATGATTCATTTCATACAATATATTGTCGTGTAATTGGAAAGCAGGTAGGAAATATTCTTAGGTTGATGTTTAATAGAAAACCTCGTATAACGAAATAACACGGGCTAAAAGTCCCAGAATTCTCACAGAGATGGTGCTAtttctttaatatcaaaattttatggcaatttgttctttagtttgttagttattgtgctaagtgtgacgctaaTGGATTGGAAAGTGTCACTGAGACTCTGCtccataaagtaaataataaaaaaatatgattatttaaaaaaactaaacaattgtaaatgattaaaaaaaccgtgttttctttgttaagcccgggacttttcaggtCACGTGTTAAATACGTCGATTTATagaaaagtttctttttttatctgcGATATAAGGACAGGCATTCGAAAATaccaattaaaatttaagataagttgattatataattagttcAATTGAGTGTTTTTAAACGACGTAAGCATTGTTAATGTAGGGCATTTTGGGGACCTAAACAACCATGTTTTAAGAcatgaaaacccttttttattaatattaaggagaATAGTGAAATATGGGAATATgggacaatgcaattttttatgtatgaaaaacgCTTTTTTAGGTATTATGTTATGTCTTATACTGaaaggacaaaaatatatacaagcaATAAACGGAAccacaataattaattttctctgagaATCAagtacccttctaatatcccaaaatacaccctggccctCAAGTTATACAGGTGAAGTCCTGGGCTCCGAGGAAAGTTGCATTTATCCGCCGTGGCTTTCCTGAGCATCAATGTACCCTtcttatattccaaaatacaccccaacCCACAGGTTGTACAGATGAAGTGCTGTGtcccaaggcagtttaaactccataAACTACCGCGTTACTAAGCACGAAGGAGCCCTTCTAACATGCTATAATATACGCTGGCCCACAGGTTGAGTAGTTGAAGTACTGGGtcccaaggcagtttaaactctaccactgCCGCatttctaggcaccaaggaacccttctaatatcctaaaatattagCTGGCCTACAAGTTGTGTAGGTGAAATCTCAAAatcaatataaagtattttgttcACGAGATTGCAACTTCTAAGTACTCATATATAATATGAGTTAGTTACAAAATTACAACAAGataaaatctatgaaaataagcttttttatatgtttttggtAACTTTTCAAGTTTTACAAAATGGAACTACGCAATTggattagatttttaaataaaaatactgttaCTATAACATAAGTTTAGAAGATTTATGCACATTTATGTACCTGTGGGCAGCGTATATTATTCATCTTAAAAGGGTTCCTTGGAACCTAGAAAGGCGTGGACGGATGAGTTTAAACAGCCTTGGGGACCAGAACTTCCCCTGTACAGCCTGTGGGACgaggtgtattttgggatataagAAATGTGCATTTATGCTTAGGAAAACCTCGGTCGATAAATGCAACTTGCCTCAGGCCAACCACTTCACCTACACAACCTATGGGTTGGGTAAGGGTATATTATTGCATGTCAGAAGGGTTCTATACTGGCatgttttttcatcattcaatagttttatattccgaatataatataaattgcaatgaaattgcatACGATattattgtcttgcaatgaaattactcactatcatattgcttcacgatgatattactcACAACATTTTTGTCTGCAAACTTTTTACCACAATAATTTCACCAGACACCGTCAATGAgtatatacta
This region includes:
- the LOC121126220 gene encoding transmembrane protein 138 encodes the protein MKLSIGRYRSVLMTQYAFLITDLLINTFCEYLRFESVILLVIFVIQDVCLIFSLIIVFLSFFSTYVFQAGLVGVLFNEFKTPIFVTITYICLSIGFHIWSLNVRWYDPVSFWWTDGLVALYVFQRSMSTLYYYYYKRTALQITNPKFYDDSSWIQGEWGR